In Gossypium hirsutum isolate 1008001.06 chromosome D06, Gossypium_hirsutum_v2.1, whole genome shotgun sequence, one genomic interval encodes:
- the LOC107955338 gene encoding pentatricopeptide repeat-containing protein At1g11290, chloroplastic, with the protein MSSQLISSSPTITEIPTPKLHSRSHTLSQRTQIPLHVYKHPAAILLELSTSIKEVYQILPHIIKSNLYTEHLFQTKLLSLFCNHGCIAEAARVFEPIQDKPEVLYYTLLKGYAKYSSLHEALLFFVRMKADNVKPVVYNFTYLLKVCGDKGELRRGKEIHGQLIKNGFSSNVFAMTGVVNVYAKCRQIEEAYKMFDRMPERDLVSWNTIISGFAQNGLAKLALGLVVKMQEEGQRPDSVTLVSILPSVADMGLVKIGRSIHGYVLRAGFEGLVNVNTALVDMYSKCRYIGIGRLVFDGMKRRTMVSWNSMIDGYVRSGYAEEAMAIFEKMLDEGVEPTDVTIMGAARACADLGDLDRGMFVHKLSDKLKLGTNVSVMNSLISMYSKCKRVDLAVDIFKKLRGKTLVSWNAMILGFAQNGRVNDALNYFYEMHSRNMRPDTFTMVSVIPALAELSVTRQAKWIHGFCIRSCLDDDIFVMTALVDMYAKCGAIHTARKLFDRMNERHVTTWNAMIDGYGTHGLGKAALELFNEMQKGVMKPNDVTFLSVLSACSHAGMVEEGLSYFTSMKRDYGIEPGMDHYGAMVDLLGRAGRLNEAWNFIRKMPIEPGINVYGAMLGACKIHKNVDLGEKAANKLFALNPDEGGYHVLLANIYATASMWGEVAKVRTTMKKKGLQKTPGCSVVELRNEVHSFYSGTTNHPQSKRIYAFLEELGNKIKAAGYAPDTSSIHDVEDDVKEQLNSTHSERLAIAFGLLNTSQGTPIHIRKNLRVCGDCHTATKYISLVTGGEIIVRDMQRFHHFKNGTCSCGDYW; encoded by the coding sequence ATGAGCTCTCAGCTCATATCTTCTTCTCCAACTATCACCGAAATCCCAACCCCAAAACTCCATTCTCGTTCCCACACGCTTTCTCAAAGAACTCAGATTCCTCTCCATGTTTATAAACACCCAGCAGCTATCCTTTTAGAACTCTCTACTTCCATTAAAGAAGTTTACCAAATCCTTCCCCATATAATCAAATCCAATCTCTACACCGAGCACTTGTTTCAAACCAAACTCCTTAGCCTTTTCTGCAACCACGGTTGCATTGCTGAAGCTGCCCGCGTTTTCGAACCTATCCAAGATAAACCCGAAGTTCTTTATTACACTTTGCTTAAAGGGTATGCCAAGTACTCATCGTTACACGAAGCTTTATTGTTTTTTGTTAGGATGAAAGCTGATAATGTTAAGCCTGTTGTTTATAACTTTACTTACTTGTTGAAAGTTTGTGGGGATAAAGGGGAGCTTAGAAGAGGGAAGGAGATACATGGGCAGTTGATAAAAAATGGGTTTTCTTCAAATGTCTTTGCAATGACTGGAGTGGTTAATGTGTATGCAAAATGTAGACAAATTGAGGAAGCTTATAAGATGTTTGATAGAATGCCTGAGagagatttggtttcttggaatACGATTATTTCTGGGTTTGCGCAGAATGGATTGGCTAAACTTGCTTTGGGTTTAGTTGTTAAGATGCAGGAGGAAGGGCAAAGACCTGATTCTGTTACCCTTGTTTCCATTTTGCCTTCAGTGGCTGATATGGGATTGGTTAAGATAGGGAGGTCGATTCATGGTTATGTTTTAAGAGCGGGTTTTGAAGGGCTTGTGAATGTGAATACTGCATTGGTTGATATGTATTCGAAATGCAGGTATATTGGAATTGGGAGGTTGGTCTTTGATGGGATGAAACGGAGGACTATGGTATCGTGGAATTCAATGATCGATGGTTATGTTCGAAGTGGGTATGCTGAGGAAGCGATGGCTATTTTTGAGAAGATGTTGGATGAAGGAGTGGAACCGACTGATGTTACTATAATGGGAGCTGCTCGTGCTTGTGCTGATTTGGGTGATCTTGACCGAGGAATGTTTGTTCATAAGTTATCGGATAAGTTGAAACTTGGTACCAATGTTTCTGTTATGAACTCTTTGATTTCCATGTACTCCAAATGTAAGAGAGTTGACCTTGCTGtggatattttcaaaaaattgcgTGGTAAGACCCTTGTTTCTTGGAATGCTATGATTTTAGGCTTTGCGCAAAATGGACGCGTTAATGATGCTTTGAACTACTTTTACGAGATGCATTCTCGAAACATGAGACCGGATACTTTCACAATGGTGAGTGTGATTCCTGCTCTGGCGGAATTATCAGTTACACGGCAAGCAAAGTGGATTCATGGATTTTGTATTAGAAGTTGTTTGGATGATGATATTTTCGTGATGACCGCACTGGTTGACATGTATGCAAAGTGTGGAGCAATTCACACTGCCAGGAAGCTTTTCGATAGGATGAATGAGCGGCATGTAACGACTTGGAATGCTATGATAGATGGCTATGGGACACATGGGCTCGGAAAAGCTGCTTTAGAATTGTTCAATGAAATGCAAAAGGGCGTCATGAAGCCAAATGATGTGACATTCCTAAGTGTTCTGTCTGCTTGCAGCCATGCAGGTATGGTGGAAGAGGGGCTTAGCTACTTTACCAGCATGAAGAGAGATTATGGCATAGAGCCTGGTATGGACCACTATGGAGCCATGGTTGACCTTCTTGGTCGAGCTGGTCGACTAAATGAAGCTTGGAATTTCATTCGAAAGATGCCTATTGAGCCAGGGATTAATGTATATGGTGCCATGTTGGGAGCTTGCAAAATCCATAAAAATGTCGATTTAGGTGAGAAGGCTGCAAACAAACTGTTTGCATTAAATCCGGATGAAGGTGGATACCATGTACTGCTTGCTAACATATACGCAACAGCTTCAATGTGGGGTGAAGTAGCCAAAGTTCGAACTACGATGAAAAAGAAAGGGCTTCAGAAAACACCCGGCTGCAGTGTAGTTGAGTTGAGAAATGAAGTTCACAGTTTCTACTCTGGAACCACAAACCACCCTCAGTCTAAACGGATCTATGCTTTCCTCGAGGAGCTAGGAAATAAGATCAAAGCTGCCGGTTATGCTCCTGACACAAGTTCGATTCATGATGTGGAAGACGACGTTAAAGAGCAACTGAACAGCACACACAGTGAGAGGCTAGCAATCGCATTCGGACTGTTGAATACCAGCCAAGGCACACCTATACATATCAGAAAAAACCTGAGAGTTTGTGGCGACTGTCATACCGCAACTAAATACATTTCACTCGTAACCGGAGGAGAAATCATAGTTCGAGATATGCAGCGATTTCACCACTTCAAGAATGGAACCTGTTCTTGTGGAGATTATTGGTGA